tgtattcaaaacaaaacaaaaaaattgtcttcCATACATGAGGAGGGCATTACTTTTTCTGAACACCAGGCAAAATCCTCAGATCTACATTTACATTGTCAATCAGCAAGGTCTGTTCTATTCATGAATGGTACATGAGAAGATGATTTTTGGTAaagttgcctgagactacagtcatttttttgagttgtgtttgtgtgagtgagtgtgtgtgtatgtgtgtctagtgTTGATGAAGACCTTAATGGCCAAAAACTTTAATTGTggaagtctctttgttgtgcctatctgcaactcagcatctccactatatggtgagtagcaactttccttctcatagtattgttatattccatccaggattttcctttgtttgatttaactatttaaaaaagtttttggttgcagttttttgtattcaaaacaatacaaaaaaattgtcTTCCATACATGAGGAAGGCCTTACTTTTTCTGAACACCAGGCAAAATCCTCCGATCTACATTTACACTGTCAATCACTGAGGCCTGTTGCATTCATGAATGGCACATGAGAAGATGATTTTTGGTAAATCTCCATATTATCTCTTAGTTTCTTGCATTTATTTGCTGTGATAATATCATGAGGTGCATGTGTGAGGAAGTAACACGTTGTCCGACTGTTCCTGGAATATACACTATCACAATTTCAAAGGTAAACCTCTCCTTGATGTACAACAAGTCTCctctgtctgccactggagttagcagagcatctctgtaatgctctcatgCCAACTTAACAATCTTGTGACGATATGCACCACTCTTCATTGCATCTTGTTTATCTCTTCAATTAATTGAACCTGGTAAGTATTTTGTAagacacttctttcatggatgaattacatttccttaatattcttccactgaatatcagtctggcatctgcttttcctactatctgttTATGTTATCATTGCACTTCATGGCACCTTGGTTGGATACTCCTAGGTACTTTATGATAGTTACCATTTTCAGcaatttgtcaccaatagtgtaattGCACAGTAGTGAATTTCTTGACCTGTATATAAACAATAAGttccatttatttacattcaaggtCAACTGCTAGTCCCTGCAGTTCATTACAGTTTTCTAAGATTGCTACTTTCTTATGGCCAACAGCATCTTCCTCAAACAGCCCAGTGGAGATCCCagttatttttatatattgtgaacagtaaatGTCCTCTCACACATACTTGGAGCACTGCTGAATTACCCTTATGtctgttgatttttttctgtgtcaaTGGCACTCTGGATCTCAAGAAAGAACAAAGTGAGCCACACTTCACAACAATTCTGTTTATGGAACCCTTATAGATTTTTATAGAGGAGGTTTTCACTGAAAAATGTCACAATGAATAAGCATGAAACTTTTTCGATAATTCAAGAAAGGGCTGACTTCAGCAATATAGGTCTATTGTTTGCAAACTTGTCAGATaagccttcttgaaaatgggaatgacctgcacttttttccagtcgctatctATCCTTTGTTGCTCCAGCAACCTAAAATAAAAGGATTATATCAGTGTTTACTGGCGAGGCAGTGCCTATCATGCAAGGCCTCCAATTTATTGAGCCTTTGGAGTaaacaacatacactgaagagccaaagaaactggtacacctgcctaacatcatgtagggctaacggaagtgtttaaactcagaagagtgttccttgagccactctgtagcagttttggatgtatggggtgttgcattgtcctgctgcaattgcccaagtctgtcggaatgcataatggacatgaatggatgcagataatcagacaggttgcttatgtatgtgtcacctgtcagagttgtatctagatgtatcaggggtcccatactcTCCTACTGCAcatgccccaaaccattacagagcctccgccaactCAAACGGTCccctgacatgcagggcccatggactcATTAGGCCatctccacacccgtacatgtccatctgctcaatacaatttgaagcgaggcttgtctgaccaggcaacatgtttccagttatcaaacgtccaacgtcggtgttgacggacctaggcgaggcataaaactttgtgtcgtgcagtcatcaaaggtacatgagtgggccctCAGCTCTGAAaccccatactgatgatgtttcattgaatgcttTGCaccctgacatttgttgatggcccagcactgaaatctgcagcaatttgcagaagggtcgcacttctgtcacaccgaatgattctcttcagttatcatTTGTCTCGTTCTTGCactatctttttccagccacagcaatgtcagagaattgatgttttactggattcctgatattcacggtaaactcgtgaaatggttgtatggtaaaatccccacttcatcgctacctcggagatgtcccATGGCTCATGtgcactgtaacaccacattcaaactcacttaaatcttgataatttgccattgtagcggcagtagccAATGTAACAACTGTGCCATGTGCATGTTGTTTTACATAGGTGATACCAACTGGAGGTCCGTATTCTgcctatctctatatttgaatatacatgcctataccagtatctttggtgCTTCAGCATATTTATCATATCTAACTCATAATTTTTACGATTGGTTCAAAACCGCAACACTATGGTGGGACAATAATGTTTATCTCATGAACTTTAAGCAGAAGCTGGTTGAGGTGAACTTTCGtggagtatttattttatttattgtttgtttatttatattttcttgttccagtgatccatgttgtgacactatcacaagatatggaatgtgtcaattttacaagtttttggacagaatttatggtaatacataaaacaaaacaaaaacagtatacagtaacttaggtcccactacaaaaaatacattttagcaatagagattacaaaacaaaaaacagtaacttaggtcccactacaaaaaatacatttaagagatagataaagattacaaaataataagtgttgcagagaaataaatattgcaaaatatatgtttacaataaaaatattcggtattacaaattcaaatttgggcatacatttgcaatttacaatacaagaaatgttaaacactgtagttcagaaactcttctattgtataaaatggtccttgcaataggaactgccttaaggtttttttaaagAAGAGATCAttatctaccaaacacttaattcttgaaggcagggcattaaaaatcttacagccactgaaatggactcctttctgcaccatacttagatttggctgttcgtagtggatatcatgtttccttttagactgtgatatgcactattcagcttaaagatggatttttctttccttatgaagcacatcaatgagAATATATAGTGTGCAGTGGATGTAACTATTTCAAaattcttaaaaagattcctgcatgtggcactaggatggactccacacatgatccttatggctcttttttgtacacacagtacttttttaacCAGTGGctaatttccccaaaatataattccaaatgccataattgcatgaaagtaaccataatacgctgacttcatgttttccatatttctgtaagaagaaacaatgcgcaatgtGTATGTTGCCGAACTTAGTCTTTTGCATAGATCGACTatgtggtttgaccaattcagtttgctatcaatatgcaagcctaggtattttgaggaatcgaccctggttattgtctgctcacctatttttactactatttcctcatctttggatgttttgtggaactgaatgtagtttgttttacagtaatttaaagaaagaccattaatgttgaatcagttcaccgtttcatttaaagccttatttgctgttacctcaagtttatctactgaatcatcaataagtagtgcagtgtcatctgcaaaaatggtgaatctacaatattctgtAGAGAGAGGGAGATaatttataaatacaataaaaagtggggggcccagaactgagccctgcggcaggcactccacatgtgatggtaccccattctgaagatactgggacaccatcttgactatctactaaaactttttgtttcctgtttgacagatatgagtcaagccatttccctgctgcaccacttataccgagatgtgcagctttttgtaaaagaatttggtgatttacacagtcaaatgcttctcttaggtcacaaaatatgccaattgCTTTCAGTTTTTTTGTTGATGGATTCCAAGAGTTTGCCAATAAACGCAAATATTGCATattctgttgacaaacctttctgaaatccaaactgacttttgctgaagctattgtgttcactgagatgcttaactatcctggcatgcattagtttctttaaaacctttgaaaagcttgtcagtagtgatatttGCCTACAGTTAGCAGTATCCatcttatcccccttcttatacagcggttttacaactgcatacttaagcctctcaggaactattccttgcttaagtgacccatcaaaaatgtggcaaaggactttacttacatggctggagcagtagtttaataatttgttagaaatgttgtcaattccagcagagtttttacttttcaggaatttaataactctttcaatttcttgaacagtgactgtttttaccttcatgtgttgtactgaaccaggtactctagctttcaaaagattgatggcttgcttcacagacccttgtaaacctattttttctgttactgttaaaaattGTTGTTGAATGTGTCTGCAGCTTTTTTTGGATCACTAACAAGATTACCCTCACTTttgatttggatattttcactacaaactgcatttttccccatttccttctttacaaatttccagatagtttttactttattgcttgagTTGTCAATTTCTGCTTTCAAGCACATGTTCTCTGCTGCCTGAATGTtcttattcagaactttattgtagattttatagtgtgtaatcctactgttatcatatgaactcctggctgcagcatatagttctcttcttgttttacaatagattttgatgcctttagtaatccaaggcttgtttccagatttgaacaggttttctctcactgattttttagaaaatgcttcttcaaaaaggcttgtaacttcattgataaatatattgAATTTTGAATTAACATCAACTGCAGCATATACAGGAGACCGGTCCACAAGCCGTAATTGCTGATTAAAGGTTTCAGTGGTGTGTCTGTTTATAATCctaaatgttttccaaatgaaattttgttttctttgtacattcatttggttcagagtgaggaattgcccttcatgatcagagaggtcatttataatatttttcatggctaaattattgcaaatatctttatctacaaatacattatctattaaagtgctagagctggcagttactctagttggagtgtccaccactggtactaaattgtaacagtacattaaatgttcaaagtctgtcttgtttctattttctgttaaaaggtccacattgaagtcacccataacaatgatagatttagttttcctacataggtgggctagaagtgattcagtttgtcttagaaatacatttagatttccagcaggtgccctgtaaacagccagaacaataacagttgcactgtctgctgttaactcaatgccacacacctcaaaatgttggtcatcacagtatttgcttaaatctagggatttatacactatattatttttttataaatattgcacACCACCTTTTTCCATAACAGATATACAGTAATGAGTAACTAAACTAAAGTTCTCAGTCTATAGCATGTGGATTCCACTCGTAATGTGCTGTTCTGAGAAACACAGTATATCAGGCTCACTTTCACACTcgtcttttaaatttattagcaactggtctattttattcttgaggctacatatattttggtggaataaagaGAAAGTTTGATTTTTTCTCACCTCTGCATTTGTGTGTTGTTTGCTAGGAGTGGCTTTTTTCAGTTCGTTAGTTGATAGTATTGCTTGAGGTGTGGAAAATTCATATTGAACACACGAGAGAGATGCTTCACGCAACTTTGAATCCTCATCTCTCGTGTTACTCACCATAGAAAATGCTGAGTTTGTTTTCTGTTGCATGTAGGACGGGCAATAGTTACCGCTGAATATGTTGTTTTAGCTGTTGGTTCTGCCACtgatgattctgctgcttttgaggatgcttctttttcttttgctgagactggtcccataccggtacatggaatttttctgttcgcaattatttcatttatcattttatataCAAAGTTTTTCCCTTCATAATTTAGGTTGCAGTCATCTCCATCCACAAACTTAAAAAATGCCTGCTCCCAAGTTTTCAGGGAAATCTTAATGTTTCCCATCTTATTAACACCCGTCTTGGCCGTGATACGGGATTTCAtgttgtgcagtttcttcattatctgccCATCAGTAATTTCTTTCCCTAAACTAACCCTATAATGGTGTTGCATTTCCTTAACACGATCTGccttctctcttcttgcagccggaGTTTGATTTACTGATGATTGTGGGGTATTCTTTTATAATGTTGACAAAGGCTAATTCTGAGGCTTCCATTTCGGCACAGAAATAACGTGAGAAAAACTTTCGGTATCACAAAACACACGCAAATGAAACAAACTGCGAACCAAAGATGTTCGATTTTAATCTCTTAGCTGAGAACTTACTCAGTAAGGAGGGGAGGTAGAGAGAAAGTACTCCAGGGTCAGAGATTATGCTTCCtagtttttattcatacgaaactgAGAACGTTCtttgagaatgttcttttgctctgagtATCAACTCTGGTGAATGTTCTCATTTTTATTCATACAGCCGCAGGGGATAcgacccgtcggctttgaccaatgatgtcatacattagtcatagatagtaatgtcttcactttgaGGCATAGATAGTAAGACAggtctgtgttccggataagcactatcattgtacattaaaataattattcataatgatattgaggtaatttggagtattagtttgttattgtagaacaatttttagtgtcaagtctggtatacatatattacatacgtaggtccttctgtcatccgtagtactgatatgtacgtaagaaaagactgttagtaatagcggagatgAAATAcacaacacatctacaatttgtatcccgtgttccacttagggtttactgaagtggaggatacatcgttcaagtgaagaacaggacagtaatgctagtgaaaacgaagaaatcgacttatgacaaactcgtattccgtactGTTCTTAAGCAACACaattcgaatgagcttttaatttgtatccggtgtttcatttatggtttagtgaagcaggggatacatagttcaagtgaacaacaggacagcaatgctagttaaAACTAAGAAATCGAAGTAtgctaaacttgtatcccgtactgcacttacgCAATACAGCTCGAAAGAGTTTTGAGATACAAGTGACATACATGTAATATGATGTATtttttgctagtaatatatttcattcatttctttccattgtattttgcagagaaatactaagatacaaaaacGCAATAtcattaacgtgaaaatactactggcccttatatacgtgaagtacagtttttctctcttgcattactttgattttgaacattcttctcagcCCTTTCatgtttgtaatacatgctctctggcgaattctgatgtcactggtcaaagccgatgggttgtatcccctgctaaactagaccccagTTGTGCACTTATTTACTATAGCATctggcaaataccttcaccactaatttttggtacagtaaagcaaaaagagtaacttgtttctattttaaatgctgcaggttagacagttgtgcacttaATTACTGTAGCATctggcaaataccttcaccactaatttttggtacagtaaagcaaaaagagtaacttgtttctattttaaatgctgcaggttagacagttgtgcacttattCACTGTATCACCTGGCAAATACTTTCACCACATCCTTGGAACATTtttgataaagtaaaacaaaaacttGTGCCATCAATCTGTTGAAGTTACAGTACAGAATTTACATTAAAGTTCCAGCAGTTCACGTTAACCTGTTGTGCCCAAAGCTATTTACTGTAGTATCTGAAAATTCTGTTCCAGTTTGAATAGTTACATGttaaacaatttttgttgaaagtaaaatcgatgatagagaatgaaaaaaaaaaaaaaaacactaaacggCATTTTATTATGTAACATCAGAGCACTGTGCTTATTTTCATGAGggaataattattgtaattacaaaaaatatacaaattggGTTTAATTATTCAATTTTTTGACAGACTCCCATACATTACAGTTGACGTATTACATTTACAATTTCCCGTCTTCTATTTGTTCCACGTACACGTAcatttgctgcttcctcttctcccagtactgGAAGATTGTTGTCGTCATCACTAGGTGCCTCAAAATCCTCATCCCCTATATGTTTTGCTATGTTGTGCAAAACAAAACAGGCTATTATCACACTGGGGACTTTTGTTTGGGCAAgccttattttattttgcagaattggGAAACGCCTTTTCAGCTGTCCAAAGCACCATTCGATTATCACCCTTTCTTTTGAGTGAAGTCTGTTGTATGCCCTCTCATCAGGTGTTTCGGGATTCTGAAATGGTGTCATTAACCACTGTGCAATGCCATATTCTTCGTCTCCTAAAATTAGGGTGTTGCACTGGTTCTCACGCAATATAAGATACACATCGGAGTTTCTCCATATCCTAGTGTCATGTACAGACCCAGGCCATGAAGCATCAACACTCGTAAACATTTCACTGTTGTCACACGTCACCTGCACATTCATAGATGGAAAGCCCTATCGATTAACGTATTCATCTCCATGTGAAGAATTTTTCATTATAGCTATGTGAGTGCATTCTAGGGCCCCTACTATACATGGAAACTTGTATCTCGATCGCCATTTAACTTTCGCTGTTTCTAGTTTGTCTATGTTTCTCGGAAATCTGATCCACAATGTTGCTTTTCTATTGACCTGCTGCAGAACATACGAAAATATTAGTGATACTGTAGTCAGGAGTACTCCCAAATCTTCTCCTACACCAATCTGAAAGCCTGGATCAGCTAAATagcgcaaaaatattttcattttgcattCATTGGAAAGGGCACCTCCTCTTCTTTCGTGATTTTCTGGAAGAAAGTGATTCGCCAGCCAATTAATATTTTGACTGTTAAATCTATACAAACTTCTACAGTTCCTTTCTTCTGTATTCCCGCATACTACATATATCTTTTTTTGCCTTTCAAGAAACATAAATTCCACCATTTTCGCTAAAAACACTCAGTAATGCTTAATCACAACACAAGTCACTCAGCTCGAAGTATGCTACAGAGCTCACTCACAAAAACATAGAATGTTCTCCGCTTGTGAGAAACTTCTTTGGCTTTATTCATACAAAACTTGAGAATATTCTTTGCTTTGAGCAACTTCCCCCACCCTTCAACCCACACTGAGAACATGCTCGGGTGAAGTATATTCTCAGACTCGCTTTATTCATTTCATGCCAACCAGAGAACCTTCTCTGAACTTCTGAGTATAAAGTAtattctccgttttattcatacAACTCAAAATGTTCTCGTTTTTATTCATACAACCCAATGTTTTTTGCTGTTGCTCCTGGCTTCACAAAACCTGTTGCGTCATATTTCGTGTTTTCTTTGAATAGTCTCGTCATTTTTCTGCTGTGACTGTCTGTCAAAAATAATACATTACTTTCGTGTTTGCACTGTTGTACATTTTGGTTGATAGTGCCTTTCTCATTACTACGTGCAATAGGTGTCCCATTATCATGTTCAATAGACGGCATGCTCAATTTTGCACCTTCATTGTTTGCATTAATGCTGAACTCAGAGCCTGTATCACTATTCTGATTACAAAGTTTGTACAACACAACAATCTACAACaaaataaatacagggtgagtcaggaggaaagatatGTATTTGGACAGGTGATAGCATTactgattctgaataaaaaaacttGATGCAaacatatgccctattctgaatggtttctaaGATAGatcacttttaatgtacatttctatttattttctgtattattcattgtcattgtttaaaaTGTACCACAGTAATGTAGAAGAAGTTGAAatgaacattttgatacaggatGCTTGTGCCTATCAAGTCGGAATACTACCTCAAACTGGCTTCCAAAaagtacctaagctacagcgcatgcacgTCATGTGATATTTTCAGTATTCCTATGATCTCTctgtgcaaactgttagtcctagacaaaaaataaatag
This DNA window, taken from Schistocerca piceifrons isolate TAMUIC-IGC-003096 chromosome 4, iqSchPice1.1, whole genome shotgun sequence, encodes the following:
- the LOC124795741 gene encoding putative nuclease HARBI1, whose protein sequence is MNVQVTCDNSEMFTSVDASWPGSVHDTRIWRNSDVYLILRENQCNTLILGDEEYGIAQWLMTPFQNPETPDERAYNRLHSKERVIIEWCFGQLKRRFPILQNKIRLAQTKVPSVIIACFVLHNIAKHIGDEDFEAPSDDDNNLPVLGEEEAANVRVRGTNRRREIVNVIRQL